The Gossypium arboreum isolate Shixiya-1 chromosome 4, ASM2569848v2, whole genome shotgun sequence DNA segment CTTTTTCTCTCCATTTTGTCTTTTTATCGAAGCCTTAAACCCAAGTTTTTTGGGAAGAGAACAAATCAATTATTGAAGCCAAAAGAATGTAGTTGTTTCAAGCACGATCTTTGAATTTCTACTTTGGtcaatattatttatataattcatgAGCACGACAAGTTCTATAAGTTGCAACTGAGAAGGAACAAAAGTAAAATTCTTGAAGTTTGTGAATGTCCACAGCATCTTTATACGATTATTTGTGGTGATGTTAATAATTATAGGGAAGAAGAAACCTAAAGAGTCTGGCTTATTTGAGCAAAATTGGTGAAAGCTAGGGACATTAATCATTTCACGTCTGTAGAATGCTTATCTTTTGCTTAACTGATACTAGGTACTAACCTATTCCTGGCCTTCGATGGATATATGAAGTGCAGTCTGGTTGACATTATGCATGCATGATCTGTTTGCGAGGCTTCAACTGCACTAAAATCATCATCCTGTTGGATATGGATAAGTTTTAGTGCTAGTGACATTAAGGCCTCATGCTGGTGGCCTTAGGAAAACTAAAGGCTGGGGCTGTATAAGATTTCATGTTTTTCAAACAATATATCAGGCTGCATTGTGCCTAGAATAAGTTGATCATCTTTGTGCCAAGATGTCTTTTTTGTACCTGCTACTggcttatattttcttttttatctGTTGTAGCTCCTActctaattttatttcttttttaatgaAATTTCTTCTTTACTTTTTTGGGTATATTTGCATCTTGATAAATGTAAGGAAGTGATCAGAAATACAAATATCTATATACGGTTGTTATGAATTCTAGTTTTCTCAAATTTTGTAAGGTTTGGTGAACTTCCTATTTAATTTGTCGCTTCTGTGCAGATGGAGAAACTCGAAAGAGAAATTAGGGAATCTAAATTTTCCGAGCTGATGAACAAACACTTTGCTGCAAGTTCCATTCCGAAAGGCTTATACTGTCTTTCTCTGCGTTTAACTGATGAATATTCTTCCAATGCTCATGCACGCAGACAACTGCCTTCTCCTGAGCTCCTCCCTGTGCTTTCCAACAACTCTTACCACCACTTCATCCTGTCAACGGACAACATATTGGCTGCATCGGTCGTTGTCAATTCTGCTGTTCAGTCATCTCTGAGACCTGAAAAAATTGTCTTCCATATCATCACAGATAAGAAGACATATGCTGGTATGCACGCCTGGTTTGCACTAAACCCTGTATCCCCTGCAATAGTTGAAGTGAAAGGGGTTCACCAGTTTGATTGGTTAACAAGAGAGAATGTTCCTGTGCTTGAAGCTGTAGAGAACCATCATGGCATTCGAAATTATTATCATGGCAATCATCTTGCAGGGGCAAATCTCTCCAATACTACTCCTCGAACATTCGCTTCGAAATTGCAGGCTAGAAGTCCAAAGTACATATCTTTACTCAACCATCTTCGGATATATTTACCAGAGGTAATTTCTTCTTTTACACACACTGTCTTTCCTCCCAAAATATGCTTTCTGATTGTGGGTTTTTGATCAGCTTTTTCCAAACCTTGACAAAGTGGTCTTTCTAGACGACGACGTTGTAATTCAGCGTGATTTATCTCCTCTTTGGGAGATTGACTTGTGGGGAAAGGTTAATGGAGCTGTTGAAACTTGTAAAGGTGAGGATGAGTGGGTGATGTCCAAACATTTCAGAAACTACTTCAATTTTTCCCATCCCCTTATAGCTAAGCATTTGGATCCTGATGAATGTGCATGGGCTTATGGGATGAATATATTTGATCTCCGCACTTGGAGAAAGACGAATATAAGAGAAACATATCATTATTGGCTGAAAGAGGTAACTTATTGGCTACTCATGTTCCTGACTGTTTGCTTAATTTTACTGTACCTTTGTTCGAAATTGAATATCATCACTGTCATCCTTCCTTTAGGTTTATTGATCTTATATTGGGATGGGCTCCATTTTTTCTATACTTTGTGCAAGGGCAGTATTTCTGTACAAGAAATGCCATTTTGCTcggaattatttttattattattattttggttggCAAAAAAGAGTTTATTTCACTCATTTACTTTGATTATTGGTTTCTTTGTGGCAGAACCTGAAGTGGAACCTAACAATGTGGAAGCTTGGAACTCTGCCACCTGCTTTAATTGCATTTAAGGGCCACATTCATCCGATTGACCCATCATGGCATATGCTTGGCTTGGGCTACCAGACTAAGACCAATATTGAGAAAGCGAAAAGAGCTGCAGTTATTCATTACAATGGCCAATCGAAACCATGGCTGCAGATTGGCTTCGAGCATCTTCGGCCGTTTTGGACCAAGTATGTAAACTACTCCAATGATTTTGTTAGGAACTGCCACATTTTGGAATTGTAGTTAACGGGGTTAGAGGAGTTAGAAGGGAAGATATAATAGACTCAGAAGAGACACTACCAAGTCTGAGTGTTTTATTGCAGCCTGAAAATTATATCAAGATCTATTTCAGAAAGGTAAGGGGGGGGGGGGGTGAAAAATTGGGCCAAAGAGGGCAACAATTTTGAGGATTGGATTTACTGTCATCACTCAAAAAACGCTTAGCCGGAAAGGACCTGCATTTCTAGCACGACCatgaaaattctttctttttcagtTTGTAACATAGCAATCAATCaatgtttatttttttttcgTGTGGGAAAAGGATACACGTATTGCTCTTCCTGCAAGGGGGTTCTTGGCTTATATTGCTTGTGTTCGGAATAAGGTGCGAAAATACATGAGACTCAGATGTGTTCCCCATTGATGTCGCCGGTGTAGGAAGACAATGAATGGCTTGAGCAGTTCATTTGGAAAGGCTCCCACATCAAACCCAGACTGTTCCTTTCATTTTTCCTTCCATTttctttatataaaaaaaaaaagaaaaaaaaattctgtTGGTTTCATTTTTGTTAGTTCcccatatatttttttctttacttGAATTTGAAATATTCTTGTTGAAATTTAGAACATAGATTATGGAGATTGCTTTGTTACAGCTCCCATGAATTGGGGACCTGTTCTTAGGGTATATTATAATATATCTCAGTATTTGTTATGTACACTTGACGAGAAACATTTAAAAAATTTGCAGAAatattcttttttccatttctcttCTGTATGGAGATGGCTGTGGATTCTCTACTCATTTGtttaatttatttgtcaaataaaTCCATCGTTACATCTTTCCTTTTGTAATAATATCTCTTGTGAATCAAAGAAGTAAGAACTTCCTGTTCTTGGAAAGGTTTGGTATTTTTGGAATTTGATTACAAGAAAACCAAATTAGAATCTTGTGTGAAAGATTCCTTGTGTCTTTATTTTCCCTGAAAATTAGGAAAAATTTGGTAAAAAGCcctttcaatttctaattttagtgAATTAGTCCTCAGAGTAATTTTGAAATCTCAGGGTTCATGATTTCTGTCAATTATATGTGATtttaattagtataataataaatttaaacttTCAATATTTATATAGTTTATCATTTTCACTTTAattctaaaatatttaataaatttagcatcaatatttacatatttatatAAATGTTACGGGatgtaattttaaattaaaattaaattgataaaatatgtaaactttaaaaattaagtttattattatactaatcaAAATTATGTATAGATAGTATCGTGATTAATTATCCTTATTTATTCGAATTGAATTACTCTATTTATTTAAATACCAAATtcttcaattttaaaattgaggACTGGAGAATTTACATTAAAATTTGATATCTCACCTATACCGAtaaataaatgaaacaaataaCAAAAAGACACATGGAAGATAAATCAGTTGTTTTATATGAACAAGGGACCTTAATTTTGTCTCAAGTTAAAAAAATTGGTGTAATAAAATTAGAGAAAAAGGTCATATTTTACttactcttttttctttttaattttttaaagacaaaaagaaaaaaaaaagtgtaaatTTCCATAGCTTAGGAGATTGGAAGAATGGGAGCATTGACCATAGATTTAGAAGACTTTGAAAACTCCAAAACAGCCTTCTCTGTTCAGATTTATTTCTCTTTtgatttcttcttcttcctctctctgttgatttgatatttgataaattataataatatataatcatATCAAAGCCGCCCCATTAATATCTATCTTCTTCTTCAAAGCTTGGCTTTTTCAGCCAACCCAGATCAGTTTTGGACTCAAGTAAGATAACCCATCAAGGGTTTTtcactttcttttcttcttcttctttttttatttggTTTGGGTGTGACCCATTATTGGATCTTTTAGCTGATTTTGCAATCTTAAAGACTATAATTTGGGGATTTTCTCttccttttcttttatatatagttCATATTCATGGATCTTGCTTATTCGATGTTTCTACTTTTTGGATTTACCCAATTTGGGTTACTTGGAAACTATCATTCAAATCTATATACTCCTTGAACTTTTAACTTTTTATGCTCTTTTTTCCTTAAATAGATCGCCTGCATATGTAattcaaattttctttttcttttttcttctttttccttttttaatttcAGTTCTGCAGAAATTTCCGGTTGAGAGTTCTTGGTAAGTGTTTAATTGTTGTAAATATCGGAAACCAACCACTTCAGAGGAATCTTGGCATATTTGCAAGTCATTTAGACTGAGATTTTTTTGTATAGATTTGGGGATAAGTCCATATTGGGTAGGGATTAGATTTTGGAAGATGGCTAGTGTGCAAGATCAGTTGGAGATCAAGTTTCGATTGACAGATGGATCCGATATCGGTCCCAAAACTTTCCCTGCTGCTACTAGTGTTGCAACTTTGAAGGAAAGTGTTGTTGCTCAATGGCCTAAAGGTTAGTTCCATAGGTGTTTGATGGAACGCTAATGTATTTACGCAGTCTATCTTTCAGCTTTATTTTACCATATGATTGTTTTTTTACTAGTGTTTTATTGTTCCATTTGGTTTGAATTGAAGGATGGGAATCATGGGATCATGTTCATGACATTACTTTTCGATGTTTCCGTGGTTTATTCATATTGCTACCTTGCTCGTTTGCTTTTCAGATATGTGAAACTATGCaagaaaatagaatcattattAAGACCAAAATTTCAGTCCTCCATAGCAGAGTAATTGGAATACTTTTATCAGTAAATGGATTAGAAATGCTTGATTACCATAAAATCAGGTTCATGCTTTCTCCTTGGTATAAGATGAATAGGTGTTAAATTTGTATCGATTGAAGAGTGTGATAGATACTGCTGTTTCTTATCTTTTGCTTTATGGATAACTGATATTTGTATTCATCTGAAGTAAGCGAGAATAATAAATTAAACCAACTTACCATAAAAGTTTTGGTTTACTTCATTGCATCATATGGCCTTCTTTTTCCGTTTCGAAATGTGTCTGTTTGTTGAGAACACAGGAATAAGATCAAGTCACTGGGCGATTAACGGGCACGTTGGGAGCAATTGCCTTTCTTTTATCACTATTCCTAGAACGACCTATGGTGGCTAACAATCAGCTTGTTGAAGGGAAACTGAAACCTTTAGGACTTGTTTAGAGAGAGACCTAGATCTCTTGAAAAATAAGTAGAAATTTTGCTTATGTAAACCTTTAGGACTTGTTTAGAGAGAGACCTAGATCTCTTGAAAAATAGATAGAAATTTTGCTTATGTTTTTATTCTCCAATAGGTCCTTAAACAGGGGCTAGTTAcacaaataaaaatatgtttctCGAAGGAAATAGAACAACTTAACCCTAGTTTAAAATAGCCTAAAATAAACTGAACCTAAAGTAAAACTAAcgtaaaagaaaaagtaaataatTTTACTTTAAAGACTTAAACTAATGCCTTTTTCCTCTTATATGTGCGGCCTATAAAGCGTCCATGACACTGTTGGATGGTGCCTACCAAACTCTGGTGAATGAGGCACTTGTGTTGAACAGTTTATAATTGAATTCCAAACTGAGATGATCTAGatgattttttaatatttatgctAGTATATTGTTG contains these protein-coding regions:
- the LOC108460735 gene encoding probable galacturonosyltransferase 13 isoform X2, which gives rise to MQLHVSPSMRSLTISSNNGFIDLMKIKVAARHISYRTLFHTILILAFLLPFVFILTAIVTLEGVNKCSSFDCLGRRLGPRLLGRVDDSGRLVKDFYKILNQVNAEEIPDGIKLPDSFNQLVSEMKNNQYDAKTFALMLRAMMEKLEREIRESKFSELMNKHFAASSIPKGLYCLSLRLTDEYSSNAHARRQLPSPELLPVLSNNSYHHFILSTDNILAASVVVNSAVQSSLRPEKIVFHIITDKKTYAGMHAWFALNPVSPAIVEVKGVHQFDWLTRENVPVLEAVENHHGIRNYYHGNHLAGANLSNTTPRTFASKLQARSPKYISLLNHLRIYLPELFPNLDKVVFLDDDVVIQRDLSPLWEIDLWGKVNGAVETCKGEDEWVMSKHFRNYFNFSHPLIAKHLDPDECAWAYGMNIFDLRTWRKTNIRETYHYWLKENLKWNLTMWKLGTLPPALIAFKGHIHPIDPSWHMLGLGYQTKTNIEKAKRAAVIHYNGQSKPWLQIGFEHLRPFWTKYVNYSNDFVRNCHILEL
- the LOC108460735 gene encoding probable galacturonosyltransferase 13 isoform X1, giving the protein MQLHVSPSMRSLTISSNNGFIDLMKIKVAARHISYRTLFHTILILAFLLPFVFILTAIVTLEGVNKCSSFDCLGRRLGPRLLGRVDDSGQRLVKDFYKILNQVNAEEIPDGIKLPDSFNQLVSEMKNNQYDAKTFALMLRAMMEKLEREIRESKFSELMNKHFAASSIPKGLYCLSLRLTDEYSSNAHARRQLPSPELLPVLSNNSYHHFILSTDNILAASVVVNSAVQSSLRPEKIVFHIITDKKTYAGMHAWFALNPVSPAIVEVKGVHQFDWLTRENVPVLEAVENHHGIRNYYHGNHLAGANLSNTTPRTFASKLQARSPKYISLLNHLRIYLPELFPNLDKVVFLDDDVVIQRDLSPLWEIDLWGKVNGAVETCKGEDEWVMSKHFRNYFNFSHPLIAKHLDPDECAWAYGMNIFDLRTWRKTNIRETYHYWLKENLKWNLTMWKLGTLPPALIAFKGHIHPIDPSWHMLGLGYQTKTNIEKAKRAAVIHYNGQSKPWLQIGFEHLRPFWTKYVNYSNDFVRNCHILEL